Part of the Melopsittacus undulatus isolate bMelUnd1 chromosome Z, bMelUnd1.mat.Z, whole genome shotgun sequence genome is shown below.
TGTCATGGGGGTTCTATCCAAAACCCCCTCCCAGGGCCAGAGCTGGTTGTGACTGCACTGAGGAGGTGGATTCTGATCTCAGCAAtacaggaggagaagggaatgaACCAACACCCCTTACTACACATACCCCATCTCCAAAACTAAACTCGTTTACTGAGCTGTGATGGGTGCACTTCCAGGAAGGTGCATTACAGATACCTCAATTATTCTGACATGCCATTTGTTATAGTGAATGTTATTTCCACACAATTTGACACAAAATAAGTCATTTTTATAATGCAGTTTGTCATGAAAACTGCTTAGTAGGACACAAAATGAGTACTTGGAAAAATGCAGCAGTTGtctgccttcagcagcagctttacaACACAAGAGGTGCCATTATTGTATAATAGGATACAGTTTTGTGGAGCTAAGGGGTTACAGAAGGAACAACACGGCACTGGAAGAAGACTCATGCTGTTCCTTATCAAggctacagaaacaaagcaagcaagGAAAACAAGTTCTGCTTTGTTGTGGGTGAAACAGaatctgagagaaaaagaatttcaTATAAAACACTGATCAGGCAAGTTTTGAAAAGCCACTTTATGTTTAACACTCTTCAGGTATCAGATGATAGGGGAGCACAATACAGCCTCAACACTGGAACATGAGTTATGTCATACCCATATTGGTAGTACTACTGCAAACTACTGTGCTATTCACCCAGCAATTTACTGGTGTTAATAAACCCCATAACATCTTGTGGTTAGGTTTGGTTTATAGCTGGGATCACAAAGGCAGAACTGTTACAGCTATAAACAGAGTCCCTAAAACTCAGGCCATCAGGTAATGTGTCCCTACAGCACTAAGGAACATGTTtaaaatgcaggagaaaagctCCAAGTTTCCATTTCTCAGTTCTTAACCAAAATACCCCTTTCCCTTCTTGTTTCTTGTTGTCTGCCTTACCTGGACAGCTTTCTTCAGGCATCAGTCTGACTAAACTCCCTCAACCCACTTCCCATCCTCACCCATATGTCCCTGCAAGCACTGTGTATGGTCATGAAGAGAGAGTAAAAGCAATCAGGAAACACAAATACTTCACAGGAGGGAGAAGGTGGGCTCAGGCACAGCACCACCAAACCCAGCAGCATCTCAGGAGTGCCACAAGCTGCTTCAGCACGTGGCAGGCAAAAGCCTAACTGAAGGCAGCATTTATGTAAGGCAGTAAACATGAAATGTCATCATTAACCAACAGGCAACAGCTTTACTCATCAGTTTATTCAGACAGGACAGAAGCTTGCACAGTTTGTATACAGCAATGATCTGAAATATATTAGTGATATTTAACTCTGGACTTCTGCAGGAACAAAGTGACCTTTGTTTCAGGATTCACGCTTCAGCAGTACATATGCTCCCATGACAGCCAGCAGAGCATActgcaagagaaagcagagcatAAAGGTGGTTATTTCTCTTCAAGTGTCCCAAGCATGCCCTGTCCAACATTACACCATTATGGAGCTGGGTTCCTACAGGTTTACAGGACTATTTCAGTGTGATCACATTCACTACAAACAggcatcacagctgcaaacacttCTGGAATTCCTACAAACTAAATGTTTTCAGGTTATTCCAAATACTAAGTTCCACTGTATAACAGACAGGCTAAAACAAGCAAGAGGATACAGCTCGTTTTACATTAGGTACCAAAACACAGAACCACGTTTATTAACATGTTCTTATAGGCAACATCCTTACTACCTTCACTTGCTATTTTAAAGTATCCAAAATGTCTGCATACATACCTTAAATTTGGGATAATCATTCATTATTATAGTCACCATCCCGACGTAAGGCAAAAACCTGTAATTCACAAAGCAGCTGAATGTAAGATGAACCCTAAAATATTCCATGGGAACTTCTCAATGTTACTCAGTGTTGGTGTGAAACAATCATTTATCCTGCCACTCATGGAGGgctgaatggggaaaaaatgcttattCCCCTTAGATAAAATAATCAAGTTATGCAAGATGTACCTTAGAGACCCACACTGGTGAGAGGAACCAGAGGCAGCTCCTCCATGTAAACTGCTTTACTCCCCATTTTCTTTAAGGAATTcaaccccccccatcccagaCACACTTTGTACCAACAGTGCAAGTGATTTAAGTTCCACATTTCCTTTCAAGAACGTTTTCATTACTTACCCTCTTGCTCTTCCAACAACATCTTTCTTCTCTAACCAGTTCTGACCTTCTTTGTACAAGCCTCTATCATCGACTTCATTATTATCACCTTTAGTCAGGAATTTGATGTTCCCATTTCCTCTAGAAGGCAAAGAGGTGATGAACTAAATAGCACTTAATATAAAAGCCTCTATTAACATCTACAAAGCACAACACAGGTAAACAGTGTTATCTAATCTTGTGGCACTTTCCACTTCCAGCCCTGCTTATTTAACACCATTAAATCATTAGCATTACAGACCTGACTGACAGAATTAATAGATTTTAacaagaaatgtgttttaaaaacattcctaGATTGTCATTTAACGTAGGCAATGACACGATGGATGTGAAAGGGATATTGTCCTTCCAGAGCAAAACCTGCATGTGCCTATCAGAGAAACAACCCTCTGCAtcttcaacagagcagaaaggTGACTCTGAACAGTCTCTACTGAGAGGTTTTgtctattttaatttcattgcaCACCTTGGAGAATTAACTCACAAGTTTCATTTGAGGTAGACCCTGAAAGTCTTCCCTTGGGAAGAAAGTGGTGTAACAACACAGTGCAATTTGCTTCTAGACACTTGTTTAAGTCTCAGTAATCACACTTATGGCAAAAGCAAGCTTTGTCCTTCCTCTGATGGAAACAGATACTGAAGACCCTCTAAAGCAGCTGCAAAGCTGCATCAAATTCAGTGTTTTGTCACTAACACTGATACAGTTCTAGTCACTCACTGAAGCATCAGGCAGACAGGCAGGTGATGCATGCAAGAGAGCTCCCATTTAAATGCAATCATTAAGTTATTCATTTTGCTCAAGAAGTTGCTAATTGCAAGGAGTGATATCAAGAAACAAGGAGTTTTCATGAAGACAAATTAGGTATTAAAACAAGGCAGCTATTGGATGTACAGATTTGTTCcaaaaagcactgaagaacAGATACTTCACAAGAGATGAACACCTTCAGCTCATGGTCAGCAAGTGTGTCAGTGTTTGCAACCCCCACTGTTAGAGGCagactctgctgctgctggcaaaaGCAATGGGTACAGCTTGTGTTACTGGACTCCTCTTTGGTACAGGTTTATCTGCTTCAGACCTCTGATGGGAACAGGAGTCAGGGTCTCAAGAAGTGTGCCACAGGACTGGGGACAAAAGCGGATCACACCCTAGAGGTGACTCATGTTCCAGCATGGCCTCCCTGCCTTTGCCATCAAATGCCAACAAATCAGAACATAACCAAAAGCCCTGGTGAAGGAGAGCGCATTTAGAAACAAGGCAAATGCCAAGTTGAATTACTTTTCATGTACTTTGATTACTCTGTGAACTATTGGAATGTCTCTGCCTTCAACTTTAAAAACAACTATTTCACCAGCTCTGATCGGGTCATCATGGAAATTAGTTAAGAAGAGCAGGTCTCCCCTGTGGAAAGCTGGTTCCATGCTGCCACTGCAGAGAGAAAGACAGGGAGACGTTATAAACATCATGCTAAATGGAAGAAGCACCATGAAAATGAAGTTAATTCTTACAAATAAACTCACAATGTTATATCCATCCATTCAGTAACACTGCACAGACAACCCAAGGCTCAGCAAGCCCCAAGCTGAGCCAGCCTATAGGCTTCCTTACCACCCCTGGGAGGTAATGAGATAACCTGCATTTCAGAGGTGCATCTACAGACTACAGTGAGGAACAGACTGCAATTACAAAAGCAGCCTCTTATGAAACCAGAGTTAGGAGAAAGGAAGTGGTTGAGAGCTCCTTTAGCCTTTAAACTCTTCGTCTATccaaggggaagaggaggagacaACATTTACATTTGAACAAAGTCTTTCCTTACCTGAGCACCACGACAATGGGGCTCTCGCTTCCAGTAACCACGATCAGCCCCTTCCATATCATAAGGGCAGAGGACACAATCATGGCAAAGTTTAAGACCTGGTAATACAGCTGGATGGAACAAGACAATCGTGTCACAAAGTTACTGTGCTGTACTTTAGAGCTTAACGCAGAATTCCAACCCATATGCACCCTGACCCCCATTCCAGACATGAGGATTTCCATGCCGAAGCCACAGTCCAACAGCAGCCGGGAACAGCAGCCGGGTGAACCCAACCGAGCCCCCCgagccccagggctgcaggctcAGCTCACCCTGCCCGAGCCGCTCCCGTGTCTGCGGTAGGAGCACAGGCCTCGGGCAGCGCCGGGGACGGGGCAGCCGCAGCTCCCCCGGACACCTCTGCCCACCCCCGGAGCGCCAGgacccccccccggccccggcccctgCCCCAGCCGGTACCTGCCGCTTGTTCATGCGCCGCAGGTCCCCGAACAGATCCATGGCGGAGCCCCGGGACGGGCAGACCGCAGCCGGCGGAAGGAACCAGGGCTGGGACCGAGGAGGAGGGGGGACCGAGGAGGAGGGGGACCGAGGAGGAGGGGGGACCGAGGAGGAGGGGGGACCGCGGCGGAAGGGGGACCGAGGAGGAGGGGGGACCGAGGAGGAGGGGGGACCGAGGAGGAGGGGGGACCGAGGAGGAGGGGGGACCGAGGCGGAGGGGGGACCGCAGAGGAGGGGGGACCGGGGCGGAAGTGGAACGCGGCGGAACGGGACCGCGGCGGAAGTAGCCGCAGCACACACCGCTGACCACAACAGCCGCCGGAGCGGAAGGAGACGGACGCGACGAGCCCAGTGCACCCTGGGAGCTGTAGTCCTGCTGCTGGCCCTCCCGCTAT
Proteins encoded:
- the LOC101881505 gene encoding signal peptidase complex catalytic subunit SEC11C is translated as MDLFGDLRRMNKRQLYYQVLNFAMIVSSALMIWKGLIVVTGSESPIVVVLSGSMEPAFHRGDLLFLTNFHDDPIRAGEIVVFKVEGRDIPIVHRVIKVHEKGNGNIKFLTKGDNNEVDDRGLYKEGQNWLEKKDVVGRARGFLPYVGMVTIIMNDYPKFKYALLAVMGAYVLLKRES